From the Acidobacteriota bacterium genome, one window contains:
- the thrS gene encoding threonine--tRNA ligase: MAKSSQLAQDRLYEIRHSAAHVLAQAVLELYPQARLGIGPPTDNGFYYDFDLGQDEDGKPISFSPEDLAAIEKGMKRIIGGRHDFERRVVSADEASELFADQPYKVELIAGLASGEVDEDGNEIEAAPEITTFRQDSFEDLCRGPHVEHTGKIPVDAFKLMSIAGAYWRGDEANPMMQRIYGTAWTNKKELRRHLDLLEEAKKRDHRKIGKDLDIFTFDDEVGPGLPLWLPNGGILIDELEKLAKELEFKAGYERVRTPHLTKESLFHKSGHLPYYAESMYPPMEMDGFNYYIKPMNCPFHHKIFGSRPRSYRDLPLRLAEYGTCYRYEKSGELFGLMRVRSLQMNDAHIYCTEEQFESEFMAVIDMYQEYFRLFEIESHFMRLSTHHRKGLGKKYVDNQRLWEKTEDMVRRAMEAGGVPFVEVADEAAFYGPKIDVQIKSAIGKEFTLATNQVDFAQPERFELEYITGEGGAATPLCIHRAPLSTHERLVGFLIEHYAGAFPLWLAPQQVRLVPISDSHNEYAEKVVAELRGAGIRADSDLASERMNAKIRKAQLAKIPYMLVVGDREMEEGTVAVRKRDGSRQNGVPVAELQADLLSRIAERSAGL; encoded by the coding sequence ATGGCCAAGTCGAGCCAACTCGCCCAGGACCGCCTCTACGAAATCCGCCACAGCGCCGCCCACGTGCTGGCCCAGGCGGTTCTCGAGCTCTACCCACAAGCCCGTCTCGGCATCGGTCCCCCGACCGACAACGGCTTCTACTACGACTTCGACCTCGGCCAGGACGAAGACGGCAAGCCGATCTCCTTCTCGCCCGAGGATCTCGCGGCGATCGAGAAGGGGATGAAGCGCATCATCGGCGGCCGCCACGACTTCGAGCGCCGGGTGGTGAGCGCCGACGAAGCCTCCGAGCTGTTCGCCGATCAGCCCTACAAGGTCGAGCTGATCGCGGGCCTGGCGAGCGGCGAGGTCGACGAAGACGGCAATGAGATCGAGGCCGCTCCGGAGATCACCACCTTCCGGCAGGACTCCTTCGAAGACCTCTGCCGCGGCCCTCATGTCGAGCACACCGGCAAGATCCCGGTCGATGCCTTCAAGCTGATGTCGATCGCCGGGGCCTACTGGCGCGGCGACGAGGCCAACCCGATGATGCAGCGCATCTACGGCACCGCCTGGACCAACAAGAAGGAGCTCCGTCGCCACCTCGACCTCCTCGAGGAAGCCAAGAAGCGCGACCACCGCAAGATCGGCAAGGACCTCGACATCTTCACCTTCGACGACGAGGTCGGCCCCGGCCTGCCCCTCTGGCTGCCCAACGGCGGCATCCTGATCGACGAGCTCGAGAAGCTCGCCAAGGAGCTCGAGTTCAAGGCCGGCTACGAGCGGGTGCGCACGCCGCACCTCACCAAGGAGAGCCTGTTCCACAAGAGCGGCCACCTGCCGTACTACGCCGAGAGCATGTATCCGCCGATGGAAATGGACGGCTTCAACTACTACATCAAGCCGATGAACTGCCCCTTCCATCACAAGATCTTCGGCAGTCGGCCGCGCAGCTACCGCGACCTGCCGTTGCGCCTGGCGGAGTACGGCACCTGCTACCGCTATGAGAAGAGCGGCGAGCTCTTCGGCCTGATGCGAGTGCGCTCCCTGCAGATGAACGACGCCCACATCTACTGCACCGAGGAGCAGTTCGAGAGCGAGTTCATGGCGGTGATCGACATGTACCAGGAGTACTTCCGCCTGTTCGAGATCGAGAGCCACTTCATGCGCCTGTCGACCCACCACAGGAAGGGCCTGGGCAAGAAGTACGTCGACAACCAGCGCCTGTGGGAGAAGACCGAGGACATGGTGCGCCGCGCCATGGAAGCGGGTGGCGTGCCCTTCGTCGAGGTCGCCGACGAGGCGGCCTTCTACGGCCCCAAGATCGACGTTCAGATCAAGAGCGCCATCGGCAAGGAGTTCACCCTCGCCACCAACCAGGTCGACTTCGCCCAGCCGGAGCGCTTCGAGCTCGAGTACATCACCGGCGAGGGCGGTGCCGCCACCCCGCTCTGCATCCACCGGGCACCGCTCTCCACCCACGAGCGCCTGGTCGGCTTCCTGATCGAGCACTATGCCGGCGCCTTCCCGCTCTGGCTGGCGCCGCAGCAGGTTCGCCTGGTGCCGATCTCGGACAGCCACAACGAGTATGCCGAGAAGGTCGTCGCGGAGCTCCGCGGGGCCGGCATCCGGGCCGACTCGGATCTCGCCTCGGAGCGCATGAACGCCAAGATCCGCAAGGCCCAGCTCGCCAAGATTCCCTACATGCTGGTGGTCGGAGACCGCGAGATGGAGGAAGGCACGGTGGCGGTCCGCAAGCGCGACGGCTCGCGCCAGAACGGCGTCCCGGTGGCCGAGCTCCAGGCCGACCTGCTGAGCCGCATCGCCGAGCGCAGCGCCGGTCTCTGA
- a CDS encoding metallophosphoesterase: protein MRFLHTSDWQLGMRRLFLDEEAQPRFAAERFDVVRRLGALARDEGCEFAVVAGDVFESNRVAADVVERALDAMAAHEVTWFLLPGNHDALDAASVYRSAELADGRRPANVRLLLDRTPVPVASGGELVGAPWLSKRPGRDLVAELAAELGAVRDGPRLVVAHGRLDTLQTQDRDPAMIRQQAIDDALARGVFQYLALGDRHSALAVGERVRYSGTPEVTDFREERPGEALVVDLEAESCRVQSHVVGQWSFRELEQRLAGGADVDRLCQRLEEVEDKTRTVVRLVLTGELTLRHRARLDFELERARGRFAHLAEHAERSRLTVVPDDIDEDQLELSGFALEAFRELIAAAPEDPVAGDALRLLFRLAEGEG from the coding sequence ATGCGTTTCCTCCATACCAGCGACTGGCAGCTCGGCATGCGGCGCCTCTTCCTCGACGAGGAGGCACAGCCCCGCTTCGCCGCCGAGCGCTTCGACGTGGTGCGTCGCCTGGGCGCTCTGGCGCGCGACGAGGGCTGCGAGTTCGCGGTGGTGGCAGGAGATGTCTTCGAGTCGAATCGCGTCGCCGCCGACGTCGTCGAGCGCGCCCTCGACGCAATGGCCGCCCACGAGGTGACGTGGTTCTTGTTGCCCGGCAATCACGACGCTCTCGATGCCGCCTCGGTCTATCGCTCGGCGGAGCTCGCCGACGGGCGGCGGCCGGCCAACGTCCGGCTGCTGCTCGACCGCACCCCGGTGCCGGTGGCCAGCGGCGGCGAGCTGGTCGGGGCCCCCTGGCTCAGCAAGCGACCGGGTCGGGACCTGGTGGCGGAGCTGGCGGCGGAGCTCGGAGCGGTTCGCGACGGTCCCCGTCTGGTGGTGGCCCACGGGCGCCTCGACACGCTGCAGACGCAGGATCGCGATCCGGCGATGATTCGTCAGCAGGCGATCGACGACGCCCTGGCGCGCGGCGTCTTTCAGTATCTCGCCCTCGGTGACCGCCACTCGGCCCTGGCCGTCGGCGAGCGGGTCCGCTACAGCGGAACGCCGGAGGTGACGGATTTTCGGGAAGAACGCCCGGGCGAGGCCCTGGTGGTCGATCTCGAGGCCGAGAGCTGCCGGGTGCAGAGTCACGTCGTCGGCCAGTGGAGCTTTCGCGAGCTCGAGCAGCGCCTCGCCGGCGGGGCCGACGTCGATCGCCTCTGCCAGCGCCTCGAAGAGGTCGAGGACAAGACCCGCACGGTGGTGCGATTGGTGCTGACGGGCGAGCTGACTCTACGCCACCGCGCCCGCCTCGACTTCGAGCTCGAGCGCGCTCGGGGTCGCTTCGCCCATCTCGCGGAGCATGCCGAGCGCAGTCGTCTGACGGTGGTTCCGGACGACATCGACGAGGATCAGCTCGAGCTCTCCGGCTTTGCCCTCGAGGCCTTCCGGGAACTGATCGCGGCCGCCCCGGAGGACCCGGTGGCGGGCGATGCGCTGCGCCTGCTGTTCCGGCTGGCGGAGGGCGAGGGGTGA
- a CDS encoding AAA family ATPase, with the protein MRLLRLKLRHFRGVEEREVSFLPRGVTIVEGPNESGKTSLAEGLDLLLEKRASSTDRLVRAVQPVGRDVGSEVELEAEAGPYRFVFAKRYHRQHETRLQVTAPRAESLAGRAAHDRLRELLAETVDLDLWRALRVDQGQSLLAPEVGRSRSLLSALEGEGASHAEGARDEALFSLIGKELEHYFSPKARRPSGELRQARLAAEEALRERATVDAECARLEEDVERSELLERRRQALRDEVEVAGERQREAAARHAEVARLAEEVASRKALLDDERAKGQLLRELAEAEIGERDLQRRRDDARRALGRAEIDVEPARRAQAAAESEAQAAVEALAAARQVVATGRRRRELEERWSVAAGREEQLEQLAAQLAAIGEDFDLAALEELERQADRTEAALDAASARLTLRAERTITLAEGESEHTVAAGESYEGRVDRTVRLRLTDGELEIRPGRDPRALGERLDALRRDLAERLRQLGCDSLDEARRQRRRRQELGTQIESLRSARVPGESPAELQAALQALPAEVGGDVDIDRLAAVEAATRAALAESRRTLAAAQGELDRAQRLDRDLEIEGRAAENRRSRARERIGSLVEALSGPAEEEEGQLGLFHQAIDRSDIERAVAAARRREERAEERWQSSTSDLAAARPEEVARRLETAERELARRRRDLDEVVGELRELQGRLAARRQQDLFERQADAASLERATQAALAAVEARAAAVTRLYDGFVAARDRARETYSEPLRQRIEELGRELFGADFAVELDDELQIERRVLAGQILAVDQLSAGTREQLGLIARLAAALVAAPTAGVPVIIDDALGFSDPQRLRAMGRVLELAGERCQVILLTCFPERYRSVRGARFVHLEGARGPDSATS; encoded by the coding sequence GTGAGGCTGCTGCGGCTCAAGCTGCGTCACTTTCGCGGCGTCGAGGAACGGGAAGTTTCCTTCCTGCCGCGCGGCGTGACGATCGTCGAAGGCCCCAATGAAAGCGGCAAGACGAGCCTCGCCGAAGGCCTCGATCTGCTGCTCGAAAAGCGTGCTTCGAGCACTGATCGTCTGGTGCGGGCGGTCCAGCCGGTGGGCCGAGATGTCGGTTCTGAAGTCGAGCTCGAAGCCGAGGCGGGGCCCTATCGCTTCGTCTTCGCCAAGCGCTATCACCGGCAGCACGAGACTCGCCTCCAGGTGACCGCACCGCGTGCCGAGAGCCTCGCCGGCCGCGCCGCCCACGACCGGCTGCGCGAGCTGCTGGCGGAAACCGTCGACCTCGACCTGTGGCGGGCGCTGCGGGTCGACCAAGGGCAGTCTCTGCTGGCACCGGAGGTGGGCCGCTCGCGCTCGCTCCTGTCGGCCCTCGAAGGCGAGGGAGCGAGCCACGCCGAGGGGGCGCGCGACGAGGCCCTGTTCAGCCTCATCGGGAAAGAGCTCGAGCACTACTTCTCGCCCAAGGCGCGCCGCCCCAGCGGCGAGCTTCGGCAAGCTCGCCTGGCGGCCGAGGAGGCCCTGCGGGAGCGCGCGACGGTCGATGCCGAATGTGCCCGCCTGGAAGAGGATGTCGAGCGCAGCGAGCTTCTCGAGCGCCGGCGACAGGCGCTGCGGGACGAGGTCGAAGTCGCCGGTGAGCGGCAACGCGAGGCGGCGGCGCGCCATGCGGAAGTGGCCCGACTCGCCGAGGAGGTGGCGTCGCGCAAGGCCTTGCTCGACGACGAGCGCGCCAAGGGCCAGCTCCTGCGTGAGCTCGCCGAGGCCGAGATCGGTGAGCGCGACCTGCAGCGGCGGCGAGACGACGCGCGGCGGGCCCTCGGCCGGGCCGAGATCGATGTCGAGCCGGCGCGCCGGGCCCAGGCAGCGGCCGAGAGCGAGGCGCAAGCGGCGGTCGAGGCGTTGGCAGCGGCTCGCCAGGTGGTGGCGACGGGGCGCCGGCGTCGCGAGCTCGAAGAGCGTTGGTCGGTGGCCGCCGGGCGGGAAGAGCAGTTGGAGCAGCTCGCGGCGCAGCTCGCGGCGATCGGAGAGGACTTCGACCTCGCGGCCCTCGAGGAGCTCGAGCGCCAGGCCGATCGCACCGAAGCGGCCCTCGACGCGGCGAGCGCTCGCCTGACGCTGCGCGCCGAGCGCACCATCACCTTGGCCGAGGGCGAGAGTGAGCACACGGTGGCGGCCGGCGAGAGCTACGAGGGGCGGGTCGACCGGACGGTGCGGTTGCGGCTCACGGACGGTGAGCTGGAGATTCGTCCCGGGCGCGATCCGCGCGCCTTGGGCGAGCGCCTCGACGCTTTGCGGCGCGACCTCGCGGAGCGCTTGCGGCAGCTCGGCTGCGACAGCCTCGACGAGGCGCGACGCCAGCGGCGGCGCCGGCAGGAGCTGGGCACCCAGATCGAGTCCTTGCGCTCGGCGCGGGTGCCGGGCGAGTCGCCGGCGGAGCTGCAGGCGGCGCTCCAGGCGCTGCCGGCGGAGGTCGGCGGGGACGTCGACATCGATCGGCTGGCGGCGGTCGAGGCAGCGACTCGCGCCGCCCTCGCCGAGTCCCGCCGGACGCTGGCGGCGGCGCAAGGCGAGCTCGACCGCGCCCAGCGCCTGGACCGCGATCTCGAGATCGAGGGGCGCGCCGCCGAGAATCGCCGCTCGCGGGCGCGGGAGCGCATCGGTTCCCTGGTCGAGGCGCTGTCGGGGCCTGCCGAGGAGGAGGAGGGCCAGTTGGGATTGTTCCACCAGGCCATCGATCGATCCGATATCGAGCGCGCCGTGGCTGCGGCGCGGCGTCGCGAGGAGCGCGCCGAGGAGCGCTGGCAGTCCTCGACCTCGGATCTGGCGGCGGCGCGCCCGGAAGAGGTCGCGCGGCGTCTCGAAACGGCCGAGCGAGAGCTGGCGCGGCGCCGTCGCGATCTCGACGAGGTCGTCGGTGAGCTGCGTGAGCTGCAGGGGCGACTGGCGGCGCGGCGTCAGCAGGATCTGTTCGAGCGGCAAGCCGATGCGGCTTCCCTCGAACGCGCCACGCAGGCAGCCCTGGCCGCCGTCGAGGCCCGGGCGGCGGCCGTGACGCGCCTCTACGATGGCTTCGTGGCGGCTCGCGACCGGGCCCGTGAGACCTACAGCGAGCCGCTGCGGCAGCGCATCGAGGAGCTCGGCCGCGAGCTCTTCGGGGCGGACTTCGCCGTCGAGCTCGACGACGAGCTGCAGATCGAGCGCCGGGTGCTCGCCGGTCAGATCCTGGCCGTCGACCAGCTCAGTGCCGGCACCCGTGAGCAGCTCGGGCTGATCGCGCGCTTGGCGGCCGCCTTGGTGGCGGCGCCGACGGCGGGCGTCCCGGTGATCATCGATGACGCTCTGGGATTCTCCGACCCCCAGCGGCTGCGCGCCATGGGCCGGGTACTCGAGCTCGCCGGAGAGCGCTGTCAGGTGATCCTGCTGACCTGTTTTCCAGAGCGCTACCGCAGCGTTCGAGGGGCCCGCTTCGTGCACCTCGAAGGAGCCCGTGGTCCGGATTCCGCGACCTCCTGA
- a CDS encoding R2-like ligand-binding oxidase: MTPERTFQTTSPRGLDHRLPPMRLWQKAKRHGIWNPADIDFRRDAEDWRRLSEDERDVLLRLTSLFQAGEESVALDLLPLIQVVAREGRLEEEMFLAAFLWEEAKHVELFRRFLDEVADEHTDLSRYHTPSYRTIFYNELPQALQRLEQDPSPESQACASVTYNIIVEGVLAETGYRGYHDILERHDLMPGMRQAVGHLKRDESRHLAYGVYLLSRLVAEHGDSVWRAIEQRMGELLPPALGIIPEAFASYEVMPFGLQLDDFTDFALGQFQRRMARIEKAREQTLAQVCNSELSE; this comes from the coding sequence ATGACCCCAGAACGCACCTTTCAGACCACCAGCCCGCGAGGCCTCGATCATCGCCTGCCGCCGATGCGCCTGTGGCAGAAGGCGAAACGCCACGGTATCTGGAATCCGGCGGACATCGACTTTCGGCGCGACGCCGAGGACTGGCGACGCTTGTCCGAGGACGAGCGCGATGTGCTGCTGCGGCTGACCTCTCTGTTCCAGGCCGGCGAAGAATCCGTCGCCCTCGACCTGCTGCCGCTGATCCAGGTGGTGGCCCGGGAAGGTCGGCTCGAAGAGGAGATGTTCCTGGCGGCTTTCCTGTGGGAAGAGGCCAAGCATGTCGAGCTCTTCCGGCGTTTCCTCGACGAGGTCGCCGACGAGCACACGGACCTGTCGCGCTACCACACGCCGAGCTATCGCACCATCTTCTACAACGAGCTGCCGCAGGCTCTGCAGCGCCTCGAGCAGGACCCGTCGCCGGAGTCCCAGGCCTGCGCCTCGGTGACCTACAACATCATCGTCGAAGGGGTGCTCGCCGAAACCGGCTACCGGGGATACCACGACATTCTCGAGCGCCACGACTTGATGCCCGGCATGCGCCAGGCGGTGGGGCACCTCAAGCGCGACGAGTCACGCCACCTGGCCTATGGCGTGTACCTGCTGTCGCGTCTCGTCGCCGAGCACGGCGACTCCGTGTGGCGCGCCATCGAGCAGCGCATGGGCGAGCTGCTGCCGCCGGCCCTCGGCATCATTCCGGAGGCCTTCGCCAGCTACGAGGTGATGCCCTTCGGTCTCCAGCTCGACGACTTCACGGACTTCGCCCTCGGCCAGTTCCAGCGCCGCATGGCCCGCATCGAGAAGGCCCGGGAGCAGACCCTTGCCCAGGTCTGCAACAGCGAACTCTCCGAGTGA
- a CDS encoding choice-of-anchor D domain-containing protein, giving the protein MTRRSTLAAVLMAAFLLSAGSQVLGQGPVIWIQHRHSPVLDVASRSLSIVPVSPTTSQVIVQGTVYLAEAGGLDYISCDPRFNVQSLSPDTWDQLESHPYDFEYISPPVAPVQTDGQFLTCSIVNTVDNCYVDAFGNFHNNGVFARLEGAAYDGLNPQETSAYTTTAYLPCTPSYNLEIEAIAPANYTISVLVLQSLPNGGNAPPIQATLNAGPLPNIEEVGPLLDGSQFEVRYRGSTAINPSTGRDALFCEFSPDSGQIEFGNHRIDGFCYCVAGENEDGSCIIPDDCTNLAGAESGLGCGEPNIPHPPIEDTFHFRYWLDRLQSLPISLQNIENVWRNLRNLECRTDCFTTEHQTCSWVLCIPNPTAGANDPCGQDPDYPNQMEVCTETIDCSPVCHDTERAADSPFWGSSGSSPTLGTGATLKTTTASRFGSTGPEGVQIVDDTYFVLARGFDPDGLAGFAVFVDGSPVSAEFRSDMASGTAHALVIDTSDLSEGLHEVELVVIEDESTFYTPTHTRVSIWVDHSPPSAEPDLMVTRPHNGSEVPSGSDETVQSPPTTGSSWTGRYRLENRGQQDLEIETARITGDCWSLSSPPQAVIAAGQSSDLEITLECGQPGTYTGQLELHSNDPDLGIYELSITGQVVPEPGPNLRVEHFVTGEIIRPDSSFDLPGAQPQLGSRRSYKIRVSNTGQQTLSIFNAGALVSGPCWSQTSRPSSSLAPGESSHFWATLGKVCALPGAYTAQIRISSSDPTPASFEFSISGRVLPAAGPDLWISEVGGGVIYPVSNPVVFPSTQTGAPVWKLFEIENRGSETLTISNPGNFVQGIGYSLIQAPAATVPAGGSTSFRVRLMSNTAGTFAGSAEIATNDPDQSVFSIGFLGTVSDPSGPHLVVTSNGTEIQDGGLYLLPPAVPMGTSSRQFTIENRGNSALVIHQPTDIVSGDHFTLIEAPDSTVAAGASTTFRVQLRSPTVGVYSGFVEISSNDPDSGTLVFGLHGRVESNSLTP; this is encoded by the coding sequence ATGACCCGAAGATCCACTCTCGCAGCAGTCCTGATGGCTGCCTTCCTTCTCTCCGCCGGCTCCCAGGTGCTCGGCCAGGGCCCTGTCATCTGGATTCAGCACCGCCATAGTCCGGTTCTCGACGTGGCCTCCCGCTCCCTTTCCATCGTCCCGGTTTCGCCAACAACGAGCCAGGTCATCGTGCAAGGGACCGTCTATCTGGCCGAGGCCGGCGGTCTCGATTACATCTCCTGCGATCCCCGCTTCAATGTTCAAAGCCTCAGTCCGGACACCTGGGATCAGCTCGAATCTCACCCCTACGATTTCGAGTACATCTCGCCGCCCGTCGCCCCAGTCCAAACGGACGGTCAGTTCTTGACCTGCTCGATTGTCAACACGGTTGACAACTGCTACGTCGATGCCTTCGGTAACTTCCACAACAATGGCGTTTTCGCTCGCCTCGAAGGCGCCGCCTACGACGGCCTCAACCCTCAAGAGACCTCGGCCTACACCACCACGGCATATCTGCCATGCACTCCGTCCTACAACCTCGAAATCGAGGCGATTGCGCCGGCCAACTACACCATTTCGGTCTTGGTGCTGCAGAGTCTTCCCAACGGCGGGAACGCTCCTCCGATCCAAGCCACTTTGAACGCCGGCCCGCTACCCAACATCGAAGAGGTCGGTCCCTTGCTCGATGGCTCCCAGTTCGAGGTTCGCTACCGCGGCTCGACGGCGATCAACCCCAGCACCGGCAGGGATGCACTCTTCTGTGAGTTTTCGCCGGACTCGGGCCAGATCGAGTTCGGAAACCACCGAATCGATGGGTTCTGCTACTGCGTCGCAGGAGAGAATGAGGATGGCAGTTGCATCATTCCAGACGATTGCACCAACTTGGCCGGTGCGGAATCCGGCCTTGGCTGTGGCGAGCCCAATATTCCACATCCTCCGATCGAAGATACCTTTCACTTTCGCTACTGGCTCGACCGCCTGCAATCTCTTCCCATATCACTGCAGAACATCGAAAACGTCTGGCGCAACCTGAGAAATCTCGAGTGCCGCACGGACTGCTTCACCACCGAGCATCAAACCTGTAGCTGGGTGCTCTGCATCCCGAACCCGACGGCAGGAGCCAATGATCCTTGTGGTCAGGATCCCGACTATCCGAACCAAATGGAGGTCTGTACTGAAACCATCGACTGCAGTCCCGTTTGTCACGACACGGAGCGAGCCGCGGATAGCCCCTTCTGGGGCTCCAGCGGCTCGAGTCCGACCCTCGGCACCGGCGCCACGCTGAAGACCACCACCGCTTCTCGCTTCGGATCCACCGGTCCTGAGGGAGTCCAAATCGTCGACGACACCTACTTCGTCCTGGCCCGTGGGTTCGACCCCGATGGCCTCGCCGGATTCGCGGTTTTTGTCGATGGCTCACCGGTCAGCGCGGAATTTCGATCCGACATGGCGTCCGGCACGGCCCATGCCCTCGTTATCGATACCTCGGATTTGAGCGAGGGGCTGCACGAGGTCGAGCTCGTCGTCATTGAAGACGAGTCCACTTTCTACACCCCGACCCACACCAGAGTATCGATCTGGGTCGACCACAGTCCGCCATCGGCCGAGCCGGATCTGATGGTGACACGGCCTCACAATGGCAGCGAGGTTCCGTCCGGTTCTGATGAAACGGTTCAATCGCCACCCACCACGGGCTCATCCTGGACCGGACGTTATCGCCTCGAAAACCGCGGTCAGCAAGACCTCGAGATCGAGACGGCCCGCATCACCGGAGACTGCTGGTCTCTGTCGTCGCCGCCGCAGGCGGTGATTGCCGCCGGTCAGAGCAGCGACCTCGAGATCACCCTCGAATGCGGTCAGCCGGGCACCTACACGGGACAGCTCGAGCTGCACAGCAATGACCCGGATCTCGGCATCTATGAGCTGTCGATCACCGGCCAAGTCGTCCCCGAGCCGGGCCCCAATCTCCGGGTCGAGCACTTCGTCACCGGCGAGATCATTCGGCCCGATTCGTCGTTCGATCTTCCCGGTGCCCAGCCGCAGCTCGGGAGTCGGCGAAGCTACAAGATCCGCGTCTCCAACACCGGCCAACAAACGTTGAGCATCTTCAACGCCGGCGCCTTGGTGAGCGGTCCCTGTTGGTCTCAGACTTCACGACCATCGTCCAGCCTGGCGCCCGGGGAATCGAGCCACTTCTGGGCAACCCTGGGAAAGGTCTGCGCGCTACCCGGGGCTTACACCGCCCAGATTCGAATCTCGTCGTCCGACCCAACGCCGGCCAGCTTCGAGTTCTCGATTTCCGGTCGAGTGCTTCCCGCAGCGGGCCCCGATCTTTGGATTTCCGAGGTGGGTGGAGGCGTCATCTATCCGGTGAGTAATCCGGTCGTCTTCCCCAGCACCCAGACCGGAGCACCGGTGTGGAAGCTCTTCGAGATCGAGAACCGGGGGTCCGAGACCCTCACCATCTCGAACCCCGGCAACTTCGTCCAGGGGATTGGCTACTCGCTGATCCAAGCACCGGCCGCCACCGTTCCAGCGGGAGGCTCGACCAGCTTCCGGGTTCGCCTGATGTCGAACACCGCCGGGACCTTCGCTGGCAGTGCAGAAATCGCCACCAACGATCCGGATCAGTCGGTCTTTTCGATCGGATTCCTCGGTACCGTCAGTGACCCTTCGGGTCCCCATCTCGTGGTCACCAGCAACGGCACCGAGATTCAAGACGGCGGCCTCTATTTGCTGCCTCCGGCGGTGCCCATGGGCACTTCGTCGCGTCAGTTCACGATCGAGAACCGAGGCAACTCGGCGCTGGTGATTCACCAACCGACCGACATCGTCTCGGGAGATCACTTCACCCTCATCGAGGCTCCCGACTCCACCGTGGCCGCTGGCGCGAGCACGACCTTCCGGGTCCAGCTCCGAAGTCCCACCGTGGGCGTTTACTCGGGCTTCGTCGAGATCTCGTCGAACGACCCCGACAGCGGGACCTTGGTTTTCGGACTCCACGGACGGGTCGAGAGCAACTCTCTAACCCCGTGA
- a CDS encoding PA domain-containing protein encodes MRKTTLLSLLALLLAVPAFGAATITIVNMDGPGEGFNDPGPPLLPAAGNDTAASVGEQRLNVFLAAADQWGAILDSDVEIFVRANFDPLFCDATSAVLGSAGALVVQANFDNADFADTWYHAALANRIAGVDLDPPPPEGLQGDDLQARFNSDIDNNPNCLGTNNWYYGLDNNAPANTTDLFQVVKHELGHGLGFANFANEATGALFQNQADIFTQFSRDNTTGLLWSEMNDAERMASAINDQNLVWTGAAVRAEAPNVLVNPAALVITAPGGIAGTYAAQGATYGPAVAVPGTSGSLAIANDGAGADPLDGCEPLAGFPAGNIAIIARGNCAFVTKTQNAQAAGAIGVVVTNNAATGLPPMGGTDPGGITIPSIGISMADGDTIRGVFPVANLGGAPQGSITLDVNSLAGADANGFVKLFAPNPVQPGSSVSHWDTSATPNLLMEPFINPDIGTDVDLTDELFADIGWFGANLPDIIEVPTVDTIGLFGLALLLLAAALWMMSRRRREDV; translated from the coding sequence ATGCGTAAGACGACCCTGCTCTCGCTGCTCGCTCTTCTGCTCGCCGTGCCGGCCTTCGGCGCCGCCACCATCACCATCGTCAACATGGACGGTCCTGGCGAGGGTTTCAACGATCCCGGTCCGCCGCTCCTGCCGGCCGCTGGCAACGACACCGCCGCCTCCGTCGGTGAGCAGCGCCTGAACGTCTTCCTGGCCGCCGCCGATCAGTGGGGCGCCATTCTCGACAGCGATGTCGAGATCTTCGTGCGTGCCAACTTCGACCCGCTGTTCTGCGACGCGACTTCGGCAGTGCTCGGCTCCGCCGGCGCCCTGGTGGTGCAGGCCAACTTCGACAACGCCGATTTCGCCGACACCTGGTACCACGCCGCCCTCGCCAACCGCATCGCCGGGGTCGATCTCGATCCGCCGCCGCCGGAGGGTCTGCAGGGCGACGACCTGCAGGCGCGTTTCAACTCGGACATCGACAACAACCCCAACTGCTTGGGTACCAACAACTGGTACTACGGCCTCGACAACAACGCGCCGGCCAACACCACCGATCTTTTCCAGGTGGTCAAGCACGAGCTCGGTCATGGTCTCGGCTTCGCCAACTTCGCCAACGAGGCGACCGGTGCCCTGTTCCAGAACCAGGCGGACATCTTCACCCAGTTCAGCCGCGACAACACCACCGGCCTGCTGTGGTCGGAGATGAACGACGCCGAGCGGATGGCTTCGGCGATCAATGACCAGAACCTGGTGTGGACCGGCGCCGCGGTGCGCGCCGAGGCGCCCAACGTGCTGGTCAACCCGGCGGCCCTCGTGATCACCGCTCCGGGCGGGATCGCCGGCACCTATGCTGCCCAGGGCGCGACCTACGGCCCGGCGGTGGCGGTTCCCGGTACCAGTGGCTCGCTGGCGATCGCCAACGATGGTGCCGGTGCCGATCCCCTCGACGGCTGTGAGCCGTTGGCGGGATTCCCGGCGGGCAACATCGCGATCATCGCGCGCGGCAACTGCGCCTTCGTGACCAAGACCCAGAATGCCCAGGCCGCTGGCGCCATCGGTGTGGTGGTGACCAACAACGCGGCCACCGGTCTGCCGCCGATGGGCGGTACCGATCCGGGTGGCATCACCATCCCGAGCATCGGCATTTCGATGGCCGACGGCGACACCATTCGCGGTGTCTTCCCGGTGGCCAACCTGGGCGGCGCGCCGCAGGGTTCGATCACCCTCGACGTCAACAGCCTGGCCGGAGCCGACGCCAATGGCTTCGTCAAGCTGTTCGCGCCCAATCCGGTGCAGCCGGGCTCGAGCGTTTCCCATTGGGACACCTCGGCGACGCCGAACCTGTTGATGGAGCCCTTCATCAATCCGGACATCGGCACCGACGTCGATCTGACCGACGAGCTGTTCGCCGACATCGGTTGGTTTGGCGCCAACTTGCCGGACATCATCGAGGTTCCGACGGTCGACACCATCGGGCTCTTCGGTTTGGCGTTGTTGCTGCTGGCTGCGGCCCTTTGGATGATGAGCCGCCGCCGTCGCGAAGACGTCTAG